The following proteins are co-located in the Melanotaenia boesemani isolate fMelBoe1 chromosome 5, fMelBoe1.pri, whole genome shotgun sequence genome:
- the LOC121639714 gene encoding SH3 domain-containing protein 19-like isoform X2, which translates to MAEARSEEEEESMRRETREQVVRRQPNSSGGRPDRRKPEHRHSQGPLSSLRAAIKRTSTRPTSLLETPRDRDRDRDSDRDRDRDRDRRRPEITILSAEPLASTSWFPGAAGGFPPPPPPAAQIWGSTIPPAIQPPPSYEEVIREKTQEQVLLPSSSSSSSSSSCPVSSITIATQTDPGSSPDPQEPQVRRPVRPPRPPLPNPPKSTNVENVTTTNCQSALTSVDIVSVVPHACSETAAHASTDTQCCDLLTELCSPLTSTCSAQTDQWDQSTSSHVVPPLTTSPPVPSKRPTPRPRSKLAVQPISSSVKIQTLVKLREDGLATLAKRAESVSTDQEKSQGKYLQELLEAFSSDDWGFPDHRSDNSELSQSESEEGEAEEDAEDMAALRARIQAFEQQQQVADGSCGDANRQTGTGQGFAVPQRPEPRPRPRLQGQPAKSVPPVIAPKPKSFSPGPKPSSKVFWEDGGLTTAQAELSSAETTETSSAELNSKLQTVSEPAESSTTKSAPSLEIQPCKTIETPSLLPKPQSVTETLSSNTPAPVPAPRPPPPKLSPSLSGTPSPPNPRPPPRPPIVPRASVGAPHQDQTTVEVGSGTQTKTQAGSEPTQSTTTQTVKEGSVRPGVPTKPAALTSPRRASAPNLAPKPISVLQTPPDPNPAPTTPTPAAALTTPRLSGPALTKPPSPAPAMRKSPLVHTKSEIISSTNPSSSDPPLPPRPSSVKLLPLRPPPIKSVPVRPPPPAVNSSSSSSQMVPPPKVTPPVGVKTSSSLSSVSANQIQAQRAAKKGPPLPPRPKPGHPLYTSYMKQEVLIVLDDPSPAPSELLSVEGKGQTTIPSLINPSQCLLDLETQPEPVQNEDSQLKPALEGLSLSDTQVLIHLSILPEPPVEQKEQPDPPPISGPRCIAMFDYEGEEEDELTFSQGDVIALIELLGQEWGRGQIHGRIGIFPLSFTEVVEPLPQPALSPGETTKLVPADTAETSALKSSQGPDSDMEEWVVALFDFPGQTAEDLSFHKGALIQVTEHIDAEWRRGKLEGREGLYPAAFTQPYQAQPITGQQAAVKGTAKAVFDFTAKNEDELTLKVGDVVTQVESVDEQWILGVVNGKRGIAPKNYISFL; encoded by the exons GTCGTCCTGACCGCCGTAAGCCAGAGCATCGTCACAG CCAAGGCCCTCTTTCGTCCCTCAGAGCAGCCATCAAGAGGA cctCCACCAGGCCGACTTCTCTCTTAGAGACACCCAGGGACAGAGATAGAGATAGGGACTcggacagagacagagacagagatagAGATAGGAG GCGACCAGAGATCACCATCCTGTCTGCAGAGCCTTTGGCCTCCACGTCCTGGTTCCCTGGGGCGGCTGGAGGAttccctcctccccctcctcctgctGCACAGATCTGGGGGTCTACGATCCCTCCCGCCATACAG cctCCTCCTTCCTATGAGGAGGTGATCAGAGAGAAGACACAGGAGCAGgtcctcctcccatcttcctcctcttcttcctcatcctcctcatgcCCAGTCTCTTCAATAACCATCGCGACACAGACCGATCCGGGATCCTCCCCTGATCCTCAGGAACCACAAG TAAGGAGACCAGTGAGACCCCCCCGGCCGCCTCTTCCAAACCCTCCAAAATCAACCAACGTTGAGAACGTCACCACCACCAACTGCCAATCGGCGCTCACGTCTGTTGACATTGTCAGTGTGGTGCCGCATGCATGTTCTGAGACGGCTGCACACGCCTCCACAGACACACAATGCTGTGATCTCCTCACTGAGCTGTGTTCACCTTTGACCTCAACCTGCAGCGCGCAGACTGATCAATGGGATCAGAGTACTTCTTCTCATGTGGTGCCTCCTCTTACCACCAGCCCCCCTGTCCCATCGAAGCGTCCCACACCACGTCCTCGGTCTAAGCTCGCTGTCCAACCAATCAGCAGCTCGGTAAAAATTCAGACTTTGGTGAAACTGCGAGAGGACGGTTTGGCCACATTAGCCAAACGTGCCGAAAGTGTTAGCACCGACCAAGAAAAGAGTCAAGGAAAGTATCTCCAGGAGCTGCTGGAGGCCTTCAGCTCGGACGACTGGGGTTTCCCTGATCACCGCAGTGACAACAGCGagctcagccaatcagagagcgaggaAGGGGAGGCGGAAGAGGACGCAGAGGACATGGCGGCTCTGAGAGCAAGGATACAAGCTTttgaacagcagcagcaggtggctGATGGGAGCTGTGGAGATGCTAACAGACAAACTGGGACTGGTCAGGGGTTTGCTGTTCCACAGAGACCAGAACCTCGACCACGTCCTCGTCTCCAGGGGCAACCAGCCAAATCTGTGCCTCCTGTTATTGCTCCAAAGCCCAAGAGCTTTTCCCCTGGTCCCAAACCATCCAGCAAAGTATTCTGGGAAGATGGAGGTTTAACTACAGCACAAGCAGAACTGAGTTCAGCTGAAACAACTGAAACCTCATCTGCAGAATTAAACTCTAAACTTCAGACTGTTTCAGAGCCAGCAGAGTCTTCTACCACAAAATCTGCTCCCAGTTTAGAAATCCAGCCTTGTAAAACCATTGAAACCCCCTCCCTGCTGCCAAAACCACAATCTGTTACAGAAACCCTATCATCTAATACCCCTGCCCCTGTCCCTGCTCCAAGGCCGCCTCCACCCAAATTATCCCCCTCACTCAGTGGCACTCCCTCCCCACCAAACCCGAGACCTCCACCCAGACCTCCAATTGTCCCCAGAGCCAGTGTGGGAGCTCCACACCAAGATCAGACCACTGTGGAGGTTGGCAGTGGCACACAGACTAAAACTCAGGCTGGAAGTGAACCAACCCAGAGCACTACAACCCAAACTG TGAAAGAAGGAAGTGTGCGTCCCGGCGTCCCGACCAAACCAGCAGCACTGACTTCACCCCGCAGAGCCAGTG CACCAAATCTGGCCCCCAAACCCATCTCAGTCTTGCAGACACCTCCTGATCCAAACCCGGCTCCCACCACACCTACACCTGCCGCCGCTCTTACCACCCCAAGACTGTCAGGACCAGCCCTGACCAAACCTCCAAGTCCAGCTCCAGCCATGAGGAAAAGCCCACTGGTCCACACCAAGAGTGAAATTATAAGTTCTACAAACCCAAGCTCTTCAGACCCTCCTCTCCCCCCACG CCCATCAAGTGTGAAGCTCCTCCCCCTTCGCCCTCCACCTATCAAATCTGTCCCTGTGAGGCCACCACCTCCAGCTGTTAACTCATCCTCCTCGTCCAGCCAGATGGTTCCTCCTCCTAAAGTTACTCCTCCCGTTGGAGTTAAAACGTCTTCGTCTCTGTCCTCAGTGTCAGCCAATCAGATTCAGGCACAGAGGGCAGCTAAAAAAGGGCCACCTCTGCCACCCCGCCCCAAACCTGGACACCCTCTTTACACCAGCTACATg AAACAGGAAGTCCTGATCGTCCTGGACGACccaagccccgccccctctgagcTTCTCTCAGTTGAAGGGAAGGGTCAAACCACCATCCCTTCTCTCATCAACCCATCACagtgtctcttggacttggaaaCCCAACCAGAACCTGTCCAAAATGAGGACAGCCAGTTAAAACCTGCCTTGGAGGGTCTCAGCCTATCAGACACCCAGGTTCTGATCCACCTA TCCATTCTGCCTGAGCCGCCTGTGGAACAAAAGGAGCAGCCAGACCCTCCTCCCATCAG CGGTCCTCGCTGCATCGCCATGTTTGACTatgagggagaggaggaggatgagctGACGTTCTCTCAGGGTGACGTCATCGCCCTCATAGAGCTTCTCGGGCAAGAATGGGGGCGGGGCCAAATCCACGGACGAATCGGGATCTTTCCCCTCAGCTTCACAGAGGTGGTAGAGCCCCTCCCACAGCCAGCGTTGTCACCGGGGGAAACAACCAAACTGGTACCGGCAGACACAGCCGAGACTTCAG CACTGAAATCTTCACAGGGTCCAGATTCAGAT ATGGAGGAGTGGGTCGTAGCTCTGTTCGACTTCCCTGGACAGACTGCTGAGGATCTGTCCTTCCACAAGGGAGCGCTGATCCAAGTGACCGAGCACATCGATGCAGAGTGGAGGAGAGGAAAACTGGAGGGGCGAGAAGGCCTTTACCCAGCAGCCTTCACTCAGCCCTACCAGG ctcagccaatcacaggccAGCAGGCGGCGGTTAAAGGCACGGCCAAAGCTGTGTTTGACTTCACAGCCAAGAACGAGGACGAACTCACACTCAAG